The uncultured Roseibium sp. DNA segment CTACCTTACCAGCGTCCGCCGCTGTCGAAAGCCTATCTGAAAGGCGAAATGGACGAGGAGCGCCTGTTCCTGCGACCGCAAGCCTATTTCGAAACCGCCTCGGTCGAGCTGCGCGCCAAAACCTCGGTCACGTCGATCGATCCTGCGGCCAGACACATCACCCTCTCAAACGGCACACGCCTGCCTTACTCCTCCCTGTTGCTTGCGACCGGCACACGGGCACGACAGATCCCGCTGGAGGGCGCCACGCTGGACGGCGTGTTTTCGCTCCGGACGATGGCCGATGTCGCCGCCATCCGGGAGACGCTTTCCAAGGCCGAAAACGTCGTCATCCTGGGCGGCGGCTATATCGGCATGGAATTCGCCGCCGTTGCCGCCGGGCTCGGCAAGACAGTCACGGTCATCGAAGCCTGCCGGCGGGTGATGGAACGCTCCGTCGCGCCGGAAATCTCGACCTATTTCCAGAGCCTGCACCGGGCTCATGGCGTCACCTTGCGCCTGGAACAGAAAGTCGAGCGGCTGACCGGCGAGACCACTGTCACCGGCGTCGCACTCGGTGACGGCACGCAAGTTCCAGCCGATCTTGTGCTCCTGGCCGTCGGCGCCGTTCCGGTCACCAGGCTTGCGGAAAGTGCCGGCCTTGCCCTCGGCAACGGTATCACCGTCGACGCCTATGCCCGCACATCCGTGCCGGATATCTATGCCGCGGGCGATTGCACAGAGTTTCCCTCCAGGCGCTATGGCCGGTCGATCCGGCTGGAAAGCGTGCAGAACGCCATCGACCAGGCCAAGATCGCCGCAGGCAGCATGCTTGGCGAAACCACCGTCTATGATCCGGTTCCCTGGTTCTGGTCCGACCAGTACGACACCAAGCTCCAGATTGCGGGCCTGTCATCCGGCTACGACCGGACCGAACTGGAAGGCGCGTATGATGAGGGCCGCTTCGCCCTGAAGTATTTCCTCGGCGACCGCTTGCTTGCCGTCGACACGGTCAACGCGCCGCGCGACCACATGATGGCCCGCAAGGCGCTCGCCCAGACTGAACCGGTCGGAACGCGCGAGGCCGCCGCCTGACCTCAACCAGAAACACGCCATCCCCCACAACAAACACACGATCTAAAAAAGGAGCAAAGACATGAGCGCTACCGAAACAGCCCCCGCCCCGCTGATGAGCAAGCTGGAAATGACCGAGCTGATCATGGCGGCAAAATTCGCCAAGCAGACCAGCTGGGCCGAAATCTCCAAGGCCGCCGGCATGTCCGAGGTCTTCGTGGTATCCGCCTGCCTCGGCCAGAACTCCCTTCCGGCGGAAGCAGCCGCCAAAGTTGCCGCCTTCCTCGGCCTCGGCAACCGCACCAAGGACGTGGAAATCGCGCTCCAGCTGCCGCCGAAGAAGGGCCAGGAAGCCGAGACCGTTTCCAAGGACCCGCTGATCTACCGTTTCTTCGAGATCACCTATGTCTACGGCGACACCATCAAGGAACTGATCCACGAGGAATTCGGCGACGGCATCATGAGCGCCATCGATTTCGACCTGAAGATCGACCGGATTCCGAACCCGAAGGGCGACCGCGTCCAGGTCACCATGACCGGCAAGTTCCTGCCCTATAACCAGTGGTAAGGAGCCACTGACGAAAAGAATGGAAGGCCGGCGGGATCGATCTCGCCGGCCTTTTTATATTCGATGTCCGATCATGGGCCGGCAGCCCATCCGCCTCAAAGCGTCTCGACATTCCGGCGCATGATGCGCATGACCCGGAGGAACGCTTCCAGATCATCCGGATCGGCCCCTTCGATCAGCTTTTCCTCGCGCTTGAGCGCAACGGCCAGGATCTCGTCATGCAAGGCGTATCCGGCATCGTTCAGCCACCAGATCTTCCGGCGCGGATCCTGTTCCTGTGCCTGAAAATCCAGAAACCCCCGCTCGTGCAGGCGGGTCAATGCCCGGCTGGCCGCGGCCTTGTCGAGGGACACGACCTCGCAGATCCGGGAGGCCGGAATGCGCGGTTCGATCGCCAGCATGGAGACCACGCGCCATTCGACAATGCCGATGTCGAATTTGTCCAGGTAGAGCAATGAAGCCCCCCGGGACAGGGCATTGTTCACCGACGACAGGAAGTAGGGAATATAGGTCGTGACATCGACGACCGCCCGACCCTCCCGCGGTTTGGTCGGGCTCGAAACACGCCCTTCCGGACAGGTCTTCTTCCGGTTGTTGGGAGTTGTCCGCTCGGGCGTGTGCTTGTTCATGGGCGAAGGCGCTCTTCCGTCAGCATCGAACCGGCAGGTCCAGATCACGATCTACCGGTCCGCTTAATCCTGAAGCCCGACATATCTCCCATTTTCGCGGCAAAGTACACCGAGGCCTTGGGCCGCCTCCGCAATGACGGGGAAGATAGCTGCCGATCCCGGACAATGCCGGGATCATTGCTGACTGTCGGGAACATGCACGGTCAGACCGTCCATGCCGGCATCAACCGTAATCTGACACCCGAGACGGCTGCCAGCCTTCAGATCCGCCGTGGCGCATTCCAGCATCTCGGCTTCACCTTCCGACTTTTCCGGAAAACTGCCAATCCAGGGTTCAGCCACATAGACATGGCAGGTGGCGCACATCATCGATCCACCGCATTCCCCGACAATGCCCTCGATATTGTTGGCGACGGCGGCCTGCATGAGATTGTCGCCTTTCTCGACATCCACTTCTGTCTTCTGACCGTCTGGCGAAACATAAGTGACCTTCACCAAGGCACTCTCCCTTCTTGAATTTTTCACTTCGGATGAAAGCGGAGCGGCATGCGATCAAGGGCGTGGACCGCATTGTTGGGCCGCCATACGGCCTCGCCGACCATCTCGATCGCGCCGACCTTCTCCGCGAGCGCCGACAGAACCGCTTCCACTTCCGCGCGGGCGACGTTCTGGCCGACGCAGCCGTGAATTCCGGTTCCGAATGCCAGATGCCCGGTCGGGCGGCGGGCGATGTCGAACCGGTCGGCCTCGGGCCAGTGGTCGCTGTCGAGATTGGCCGCTCCGAGAACGCACAGGATCTTCGTGTCACATGCAATCGATACGCCCGATACGTCCGTATCCACATCCGCGGTCCGGCAGAAGGTATGCACCGGCGAGGTGTAGCGCAGGGCTTCCTCGAACGCCGGGCGGGCCAGTTTCGGATCGGCCTTCAGCCGTTCGAACTCATCGGGGAAACTTGCCAAGCACCACAGCGCGCTGCCGATGCCGGTCACGGTCGTGTCCACGCCCGCCGACAGAAGGGAGCGGACGAGCATGCCTGCTTCTTCTTCGGTAAGTTCGCCGGTTTCGGCGGCTGCGTAGATCGTTGCGCCGAACCCTTCGGATTCAAGATTTTCCCTGGCGCATTGCTCCATGATCCAGGGCACGATATCCGGCGCCTTCGCCAGGGCCGCACGGCGTATCGCGTTGTCGGGTCCGAGCGCGTTGAAGACCATCGCGCCATAGTCGACCAGCGCGCGGCGATCAACCTGTTTCAGTCCGACCGCTTTCGGAAAGACCCGCACGGGAAAGATTTCCGCCATGTCCCCGACCGCCTCGAAGGTTCCCTTTTCCAGAAGTTCGTCGACGAGCTTGTCTGCCGCGGCCCGGAAATCGTCTTTCAGCTGCGCAACCGCCTTCGGAGACAGGGCTCTTGCGATCACCGTGCGCGTTTTCGTGTGATAGGGCGGATCGACTTCGAGCACGATCGACGGCGGCCGCCAGGGTTTTTCCAGCTTGAAGTCCAGAAGCCCGACGCCGCGGGAGGAGACGAAACGGGTATGGTCGCCGAAAACCTCCTTCGTTTCCGCGTAA contains these protein-coding regions:
- a CDS encoding MarR family winged helix-turn-helix transcriptional regulator; this encodes MNKHTPERTTPNNRKKTCPEGRVSSPTKPREGRAVVDVTTYIPYFLSSVNNALSRGASLLYLDKFDIGIVEWRVVSMLAIEPRIPASRICEVVSLDKAAASRALTRLHERGFLDFQAQEQDPRRKIWWLNDAGYALHDEILAVALKREEKLIEGADPDDLEAFLRVMRIMRRNVETL
- the cynS gene encoding cyanase; this encodes MSATETAPAPLMSKLEMTELIMAAKFAKQTSWAEISKAAGMSEVFVVSACLGQNSLPAEAAAKVAAFLGLGNRTKDVEIALQLPPKKGQEAETVSKDPLIYRFFEITYVYGDTIKELIHEEFGDGIMSAIDFDLKIDRIPNPKGDRVQVTMTGKFLPYNQW
- a CDS encoding FAD-dependent oxidoreductase is translated as MTDPILIVGAGQAGIKAAETLRLKGHDGDIILFGDEAFLPYQRPPLSKAYLKGEMDEERLFLRPQAYFETASVELRAKTSVTSIDPAARHITLSNGTRLPYSSLLLATGTRARQIPLEGATLDGVFSLRTMADVAAIRETLSKAENVVILGGGYIGMEFAAVAAGLGKTVTVIEACRRVMERSVAPEISTYFQSLHRAHGVTLRLEQKVERLTGETTVTGVALGDGTQVPADLVLLAVGAVPVTRLAESAGLALGNGITVDAYARTSVPDIYAAGDCTEFPSRRYGRSIRLESVQNAIDQAKIAAGSMLGETTVYDPVPWFWSDQYDTKLQIAGLSSGYDRTELEGAYDEGRFALKYFLGDRLLAVDTVNAPRDHMMARKALAQTEPVGTREAAA
- a CDS encoding cytochrome P450, translating into MTMIEGHLVPKVPDGVPVWDIDPYDPAILSDPHGYYADLRAKGPFAYIPRYGVLACGRYAETKEVFGDHTRFVSSRGVGLLDFKLEKPWRPPSIVLEVDPPYHTKTRTVIARALSPKAVAQLKDDFRAAADKLVDELLEKGTFEAVGDMAEIFPVRVFPKAVGLKQVDRRALVDYGAMVFNALGPDNAIRRAALAKAPDIVPWIMEQCARENLESEGFGATIYAAAETGELTEEEAGMLVRSLLSAGVDTTVTGIGSALWCLASFPDEFERLKADPKLARPAFEEALRYTSPVHTFCRTADVDTDVSGVSIACDTKILCVLGAANLDSDHWPEADRFDIARRPTGHLAFGTGIHGCVGQNVARAEVEAVLSALAEKVGAIEMVGEAVWRPNNAVHALDRMPLRFHPK
- a CDS encoding 2Fe-2S iron-sulfur cluster-binding protein yields the protein MKVTYVSPDGQKTEVDVEKGDNLMQAAVANNIEGIVGECGGSMMCATCHVYVAEPWIGSFPEKSEGEAEMLECATADLKAGSRLGCQITVDAGMDGLTVHVPDSQQ